The Planctomycetota bacterium genomic sequence CCGGCAACGCACAGCTCGCGCAGGTAGTCTCCCGCGCTTTTCCCCTCGGGCACCTTGAACGACGGGAAGTGTCGCTTGCCCAGTTCCAGGTCGATGTCGACCCGGTCGGCGATTTCCTGGCTGCGGGCGACGGCGTCCTCGAGTCCCGGGAACGCGTCATACATCGCCTCGGGGCCGCGCAGGTAGAACTGATCGCCTTCCATCCGCATCCGGTTGGTGTCGGTGCGGAAGCGCCCCGTGTTGATACACAACATGATGTCCTGGGCTTCGGCGTCCGACTGGTTGACATAGTGCGAGTCGCTGGTGGCGACCAGCGGCAAGCCCATCCGTCGCGCCACGTCGACCGAGGCTTCGAGTGCCAAGCGCTGGATATCGAGCCCGTTGTTCTGGATTTCGATGAAGTAGCGGTCGCCGAACACCCGCTGGAACCAGGCGATGATCTCCTCGATCTGCTTGAAATCGAAGTCGGGACCGCCGCCGCGCAGCAGCGTGCGGCTCAGCTCGCCCGACACGCACCCGCTCAGGCAGATGATTCCTTCGTTGTACTGTTCGAGCAGCTCGCGATCGATGCGCGGCTTGCGATAGAACCCTTCCAGGTACGCCTTCGAGGCCATCTGGATCAGGTTCTTGAAGCCGGTCTTGTTCTGGGCCAACAGGGTCAGGTGGTAACTGCTCTCCTGGTTGCCGCTGGGATCGTGTTTGCTGGTCCGGCTGCCCGGCGCGACGTAGGCCTCGTAACCCAGGATCGGGTTGATGCCTTTCTCTTTGGCCTTTTGATAGAACTCGAGCGCGCCGTACAAGTTGCCGTGATCGGTCAACGCCAGCGCGTTCATCCCCTCGGCTTTGGCCTTTTTTACCAAGGCGTCGATCGGGCTGGCGCCGTCCAACAGGCTGTAATGACTATGGCAATGCAGGTGAACGAACGAGCGCATGGAGGGGAGCCCGAGAGAGTGAAATTCCGTTTCGATGGCTCATGGCCGCTGCCGGTAATTAGACCATAAATCAGCCGGCTGAACATGCCCCGAGGTCACTTGATCCGCCGATGAACCTTTGGTCGATCACTGACGCCGCGCAAACCCTTCTCCCGCCGGGAGAAGGTGGCCGAAGGCCGGATGAGGGTCACGAGCGCATCGGCTTGAATCACCGCATTGAGCATCAGCGTTCTTAGTTTCCCTGGGCGCGGGGCGTCCCAAGATTGAGGCGGGACCCTCATCCGGCGGCTTGCGCCGCCACCTTCTCCCGAGGGGAGAAGGGTCACTGGATGCCGTGACGTGGGTTCAACCGTGGCCCAGCGGTTACAGCTCTTTTGCAACTGACCACTGACCACGGACGACTGACAAATCACTCTTCCGGCGGTTCGCCGATGGCGCGCAGGTAGCGGACCACTTGCGCTTGCAAATCCGCCACCGCTTGCCAGGGGCGGTCTTCGATCGACATCCGGCCGCTCTCGTCCGGATCGGGATGTCCCGACGAGATCAGGTCGCGGAGCTTGATGTGCAGATACTCGAGCAGCTCGGAAAGCTGGGCCGCTTGACCCGGGCTCATTCGCTGGGGCAACTCGGGCGGCTCAATGGACTGGAACGTCGTGTGCGGGTTCGGATGCTCGGTCCAGTTCAGCTCGAAGTCCAGGCTCGGGTTCGACGTCGGCGAACCTTCGCCGCTGACACGCTGTTCGCCGCGCAGCCGCGCCAGACGATCGGCAATTTCTTCGCGCGAGCCGAACAGCAAGACGCTGCGCCCTAAGTGGACAATGTCGCCAAACCGCAGGATGCGCAGTTGGATGTTCTCGCCGTTGACCTTGGTGCCGTTGGTGCTTTCCAGGTCGGTCAGGACGATCTTGTCTTGATCTTCCTGGATCTTGAGATGAAAGCGGCTGATCCGCTCGTCGTTCAACTGGACGGAGTTCCCTTCCTCGCGGCCAATGGTGACCGGCGTCGGCAGGTTGGCAAAGACGCGGCCGCGATCCGCGCCGTCGAGCACTCTGAGCGTGATGTTGGCCATCGATACCGTCGAGCGGCGGCAAGCCGCGGGTGATTGCTGAGTTGAACTCCGCCGCCGACAAACT encodes the following:
- a CDS encoding FHA domain-containing protein; its protein translation is MANITLRVLDGADRGRVFANLPTPVTIGREEGNSVQLNDERISRFHLKIQEDQDKIVLTDLESTNGTKVNGENIQLRILRFGDIVHLGRSVLLFGSREEIADRLARLRGEQRVSGEGSPTSNPSLDFELNWTEHPNPHTTFQSIEPPELPQRMSPGQAAQLSELLEYLHIKLRDLISSGHPDPDESGRMSIEDRPWQAVADLQAQVVRYLRAIGEPPEE